In Kordia antarctica, the following proteins share a genomic window:
- a CDS encoding aminopeptidase P family protein, producing the protein MKYQPIDRNLFSKNRKNFMAQMKPSSLAVFNSNDIYPISADSTMPFEQHRDIFYLSGVDQEESILVLFPDCPKEKHREILFLKETNEHIAVWEGEKLTKEAALASSGIKTVYWLKDLEKIMFEIMTQSDTVYINTNEHYRANVETETREDRFTKWLTAKYPAHSVAKSNPILQRLRSVKDKTEINLIQRACNITEKGFRRILGFVKPGVMEYEIEAEFIHEFLRSRSKGFAYTPIVASGNNANVLHYIENNQECQAGDLILMDVGAEYANYKSDMSRTIPVSGRFTPRQKEVYNAVNRVKNEATKMLVPGTDWAEYHVEVGKLMTSELIGLKLIDKTDVKNEDPDWPAYKKYFMHGTSHHMGLDTHDYGILTEPMQANMVFTVEPGIYIPAEGFGIRLEDDVVIQESGEPFNLMRNIPIEADEIEELMN; encoded by the coding sequence ATGAAATACCAACCGATAGATCGCAATTTGTTTAGTAAGAATAGAAAGAATTTCATGGCGCAAATGAAACCAAGTAGTTTGGCTGTGTTTAATTCGAATGATATTTACCCAATTAGCGCAGATAGCACAATGCCTTTTGAGCAGCACAGAGATATATTTTACCTCAGTGGCGTAGATCAGGAAGAAAGTATTTTGGTATTATTTCCCGATTGTCCAAAAGAGAAACACCGCGAGATTTTATTCCTAAAAGAAACCAATGAACATATTGCCGTTTGGGAAGGCGAGAAGTTAACCAAAGAAGCTGCGTTGGCTTCATCAGGAATTAAAACGGTGTATTGGTTGAAAGATTTGGAAAAAATTATGTTTGAAATCATGACGCAATCTGATACTGTTTATATAAATACCAACGAGCATTATCGTGCAAACGTAGAAACAGAAACCCGCGAAGATCGTTTCACAAAGTGGTTAACAGCCAAATATCCTGCGCACAGCGTTGCGAAAAGCAATCCGATTTTACAACGTTTGCGTTCTGTAAAAGATAAAACGGAAATCAATTTAATACAACGTGCATGTAATATTACCGAAAAAGGATTTCGCAGAATTTTAGGTTTTGTAAAGCCTGGCGTAATGGAATACGAGATTGAAGCTGAGTTTATTCACGAGTTTTTACGAAGTCGTTCCAAAGGATTTGCGTACACGCCAATTGTGGCTTCTGGAAATAACGCAAATGTGTTGCATTATATTGAGAACAATCAAGAATGCCAAGCGGGCGATTTGATTTTGATGGATGTTGGTGCCGAATACGCCAATTATAAAAGTGATATGAGTCGTACGATTCCTGTTTCGGGAAGGTTTACGCCAAGACAAAAAGAAGTCTACAATGCGGTAAATCGTGTGAAGAATGAAGCGACAAAAATGTTGGTTCCAGGAACGGATTGGGCTGAATATCATGTTGAGGTTGGAAAGTTGATGACTTCGGAATTGATCGGTTTAAAATTGATTGACAAAACCGATGTGAAGAATGAAGATCCAGATTGGCCAGCATATAAAAAATATTTCATGCACGGAACTTCGCATCACATGGGACTTGATACACACGATTACGGAATTTTGACCGAACCAATGCAAGCAAATATGGTATTTACCGTAGAACCAGGAATTTACATTCCCGCAGAAGGTTTCGGAATTCGATTGGAAGATGATGTTGTCATTCAAGAAAGTGGCGAACCATTTAATTTAATGCGTAATATTCCGATTGAAGCAGACGAAATTGAAGAGTTGATGAATTGA
- a CDS encoding AbiH family protein produces the protein MNKLIIAGNGFDLAHGLPTSYNNFMDAFWRDLKDDFEDELVKELVYIHPLNQDHFSKREVTNFKDFENNIHNYLKRNFRVYELDKYCFSQKGRAQNYDNQTILFKFKNQFFKELNKTQSIQNWVDVENEYYQALKNICKDEKLLARHKKEDVLKLHREFEQVKQLLEKYLQKNVVEAYNWSIEDSNSLLRILKPYESLDRILMLAEEFSIEEDITEIEKLMEVDSRSHTQSSSTETQILNFNYTPTFNEYVKSRKLTKFNIDINHIHGELNENIVFGFGDEMDEDYKLIEDMDDNEYLKYFKSFQYVQNSYYKDVLRFVDYEKFQVVIMGHSCGLSDRTLLNTIFEHENCRSIKVFYHQKEDGSDNYTEIIQNISRHFNDKKLMRTKIVEKTLCEPMPQIQLPKLVK, from the coding sequence ATGAACAAACTAATCATTGCAGGAAACGGATTTGATTTGGCACACGGATTGCCAACATCGTATAACAATTTCATGGATGCTTTTTGGCGTGATTTGAAGGATGATTTTGAAGATGAGTTGGTGAAAGAATTAGTCTATATACATCCACTAAATCAAGATCATTTTAGCAAAAGAGAAGTAACAAATTTTAAAGATTTTGAAAATAATATTCATAATTATTTAAAGCGAAATTTTCGTGTTTATGAATTAGATAAGTATTGTTTTTCTCAAAAAGGACGAGCTCAGAATTATGATAATCAAACGATTTTATTCAAATTCAAAAATCAATTTTTCAAAGAATTAAACAAAACACAATCCATTCAAAATTGGGTAGATGTAGAGAATGAATATTATCAAGCATTAAAAAACATCTGTAAAGATGAAAAACTACTAGCTCGTCATAAGAAAGAAGACGTTTTAAAACTTCACAGAGAGTTTGAACAAGTAAAGCAATTGTTAGAAAAATATCTGCAAAAGAATGTGGTTGAAGCTTATAATTGGTCAATCGAAGATAGTAATAGTTTATTGCGTATTTTGAAACCTTATGAAAGTTTAGATAGAATTTTGATGTTAGCCGAGGAATTTTCAATTGAAGAAGATATTACAGAAATTGAAAAACTTATGGAAGTTGATTCAAGATCACACACTCAATCAAGTTCAACAGAAACACAAATATTGAATTTCAACTATACACCTACTTTTAATGAGTACGTAAAATCTAGAAAGTTGACCAAATTTAATATTGATATAAATCACATTCACGGAGAACTCAATGAAAATATTGTATTCGGCTTCGGAGACGAAATGGATGAAGATTATAAGTTGATTGAAGATATGGACGATAACGAATATTTAAAATATTTTAAATCGTTTCAATATGTGCAAAACTCATATTATAAAGATGTTTTACGTTTTGTTGATTACGAAAAGTTTCAAGTTGTTATTATGGGACATTCTTGTGGTTTATCCGATAGAACATTACTAAACACTATTTTTGAGCATGAAAATTGTCGTTCTATTAAAGTGTTTTATCATCAAAAAGAAGACGGAAGTGATAATTACACCGAAATCATTCAAAATATTTCTAGGCATTTTAATGATAAAAAACTCATGCGAACTAAAATTGTTGAGAAAACGTTGTGTGAGCCGATGCCACAGATTCAGTTGCCGAAGCTTGTGAAATGA